The Amycolatopsis methanolica 239 nucleotide sequence TGACGACGGTGGTGTCGAGGATGGCCATCACGCTGCCGAGCACGACGACGGCGGCGACCTTCAGTACCGCGCTGTCGAGTTTGCCGGCGTCCGCGGGTCTTGGTTCCGAAGCAGTGGTCATGAAGTGGACCGTCCAAGGTCTACGAGCGGGCAGGGCCGACCGCAGGAGGAAACCCCGAAGAAAAAGCGCAAGTCCCCCTCAGTCCACCCTGAGACTAGCCGGGCGACAGGCTATGACGCGAAGACTTTTCGAGTGGTCGGGATCACTTCAGCGGAAAGCGAAAACGCGGGCACGGCGCGTGGCCGTGCCCGCGTCGTCCACTCAGGACCGGACGGCGACCAGCGCGGTGTCCGGCTGGTCGGCGAACAGGCCGTCGATGCCGGTGGCGAGGAACGCGTCCAGCTCGGCGAACACGTTGCCCCACGCCGACGGGTCGGCCGACGAGCGCAGGTTGGCAGGCAGGAAGCTGTTCTCGTTGCGGAAGGTGTAGGGCACGACTTTCAGGCCCGCGTCGTGCGCGTCCTTCACCAGCGAGGTCGGCGTGCCGAGCGCGCCCGCCGCGGTGCGCGGGATGATCTGCGCCTTCTCCGGGCCGAGGTAGTCGGCGTAGGTGGAGATCTCCTTGAGCCCGGCCGGCGTGACCAGGTCGGCGTAGGTGCGCTTGTCGCCGCTCGCGACGAAGTCCGCGGGCGCGCCGCTGGCCGAGGTGAGCTGCACCAGCGGCACCTTCACCTGCTTGCTCAGCGCCTTGAGGTTGGCCACCTCGAACGACTGGATGATCACCGGCGCGTTGCGCTTGTTCAGGCCGTTGCGGTTGAGGAGGTCGACCAGCTTCGGCTCGGTCGGGTTGCCGATCGAGGCGAAGTAGGTGGAGTGCTTGATCTCCGGGTAGGTGCCCAGCGTGCGGTGCAGCTCGCGGCCGAGGCGCTTGGTGAGGTCCAGCACCTCCTGGTACGTCGCGATCTGCCAGCGGCCGTTGTAGATCTTGTTGTCCGGGCGGATGTCCGGGATGCGCTCGGTGGCGCGCAGGGTCTTCAGCTCGGCGAGCGTGAAGTCCTCGGTGAACCAGCCGGTCAGCGTGACACCGTCGATGACCTTGGTGGTCTTCCGGTTCGCGAACTCGGGGTGGGCGGCGACGTCGGTCGTGCCGCCGATCTCGTTCTCGTGCCGGGCGACGAGCTGACCGTCCTTGGTGGGCACGAGGTCGACGTCGACCCAGTCGGCGCCCTGGCGGTAGGCCAGCTCGTAGGAGGCCAGCGTGTGCTCCGGCCGGTAGCCGGGCGCGCCCCGGTGTCCGACGACCACTGGTTCGGCACGCTCCTTGTCAGCCGGGGCGGCTTGGCTCGCACTGGTGCCGCCGGCGGCGCCGACCAGGAACAGGCCGGACAACGCCAGGGCGGCGAGTCTTCTCCGCACGGAACCTCCTGGGGGACGAAAGGGATCTCCGCGCCACTCTCACCGGCGAGTGCTACGACCGCGACACATCCGGGGGTCGCTCGCCTGGCGGGCGGGTAAACGGCACGTGCCGCAGCCCACCATCGAGCCCCGCCCGTCGCCCGCCACCACCCTCAACGGAGACGCAGCGCGTCGCAGCTACGCTCTGACCTGTGCGTGTCCTTGTGATCGGGTCCGGTGCCCGCGAACATGCCCTGCTCCTCGCCGCGTCCCACGACCCGGCTGTCACCGCGCTGGCCTGCGCGCCCGGCAACGCCGGCACCGCGGCGCTGGCCGAGCAGCTCGGTGTCGATGTGGCCGCCCCGGCCGCGGTCGCCGAGCTGGCGAAGCGCTGGCAAGCCGACCTCGTGGTGATCGGGCCCGAGGTGCCGCTGGTCGCCGGCGCGGCCGA carries:
- a CDS encoding glycerophosphodiester phosphodiesterase — translated: MSGLFLVGAAGGTSASQAAPADKERAEPVVVGHRGAPGYRPEHTLASYELAYRQGADWVDVDLVPTKDGQLVARHENEIGGTTDVAAHPEFANRKTTKVIDGVTLTGWFTEDFTLAELKTLRATERIPDIRPDNKIYNGRWQIATYQEVLDLTKRLGRELHRTLGTYPEIKHSTYFASIGNPTEPKLVDLLNRNGLNKRNAPVIIQSFEVANLKALSKQVKVPLVQLTSASGAPADFVASGDKRTYADLVTPAGLKEISTYADYLGPEKAQIIPRTAAGALGTPTSLVKDAHDAGLKVVPYTFRNENSFLPANLRSSADPSAWGNVFAELDAFLATGIDGLFADQPDTALVAVRS